CCAGAATGGGAGTAACCGAACTGAGAAAACTATTCTACCCTTTCCAATAGACCATAAGGCTACTAGTAAAATCAAAATATGGTACGGTTTAAGGTTAAACCCTGACCCAAGACTAACTATGGTGATGTTCTGTATCAAAGATACTAATAGAAGAGCTGCCAGCAAGGCAACGATACCGTAAGCCTTCTTCATCCAATCATTCTCCTATACAAATTGTCCATGTCATCGATCATTTTTTGGATGTTAAATTTATGCAGCACTAACGATTGCGCATTTTTCCCCAGTTGTCTAACTAAGCCTGGGCCCCTGGTAAGTTGAACCATCAAAGTACTAAGTTGCTTTGCGTCACCCACGGGAAATTTGTATCCGGTAAATCCATCAATGATAAGTTCATTGTTCCCTGCTACATTTGTTACTATTGCAGGAATACCGAGCGACATTGATTCAAGTAAAGCATAAGGAAACCCTTCCCAAAGCGAGGGCAAAACCAATGCATTTACCTCCAATAAACGTTCCCCCGGATTCGAAATCTCGCCAGTAAACTCGATACAATCACTCATCCCCAAGGCACGTACTAAACCCTCACACTCTTCCCGGAGTTCTCCGTCCCCCATAATCAACAGCCGACAATCCCGTATACGAGCTAAGGAAAAAGCCCTGATTAAGGTTAAGGGATCCTTTTGAACAGTCAAACGTCCTAAGAACCCAAAAACAAAAGGCCTTATGATCCGTCTGTCTTCCGCTGAATGTGGGTGATTTGCCTGCACTTCCACGGGAATTCCGTTATGTATAAGAGCTATTTTATCCCCAGGCAATCCGGCACCCATGGCAGCAGCAATTTCGCCAGTCGACACACAGATAATTCGTTTGGTGACACTCGAAAGAGCGCGTTCCATAAGCTTATAGAGCCAGATTTTTAACCTGATTGAACGCATTTGAAATGAAAAAGAATGCGGTGTATAAACAACATTGTTCTGCCTAACGAGTTTACAAGCGATCCGCCCCAGCAGTCCCGCCTTCGTTGAATGGCAATGAACTATGTCGAAACGTCCCGTCCGAATTAAATTTGAAAGTCTTAGGCACGTTAAAAAGTCTTTAGCCGGGGATAGGTCGTGTTCCATGTTTACCGCGATAACCTCTACACCAATCAACCTAAGTTCATCAACAATCTTGGGATTCCTAGTCGGAGAAACCAAAAATGTTTGATTATACCCCTTTTCAGTAAGGTTTTTAGCTAGGTCTAGTAAATGTCTGCCTACACCACCACCT
This is a stretch of genomic DNA from Alicyclobacillus dauci. It encodes these proteins:
- a CDS encoding glycosyltransferase family 4 protein, with product MTIRLCHIAEATGGGVGRHLLDLAKNLTEKGYNQTFLVSPTRNPKIVDELRLIGVEVIAVNMEHDLSPAKDFLTCLRLSNLIRTGRFDIVHCHSTKAGLLGRIACKLVRQNNVVYTPHSFSFQMRSIRLKIWLYKLMERALSSVTKRIICVSTGEIAAAMGAGLPGDKIALIHNGIPVEVQANHPHSAEDRRIIRPFVFGFLGRLTVQKDPLTLIRAFSLARIRDCRLLIMGDGELREECEGLVRALGMSDCIEFTGEISNPGERLLEVNALVLPSLWEGFPYALLESMSLGIPAIVTNVAGNNELIIDGFTGYKFPVGDAKQLSTLMVQLTRGPGLVRQLGKNAQSLVLHKFNIQKMIDDMDNLYRRMIG